The Brachyhypopomus gauderio isolate BG-103 chromosome 7, BGAUD_0.2, whole genome shotgun sequence genome has a window encoding:
- the LOC143518488 gene encoding uncharacterized protein LOC143518488 isoform X1 produces the protein MAKSNPEFSDGGGAQEGVVDFEFLDVENKYTMIITGNTLNAHEEFRRKLDEQTPARMAPTEEESDFILTFCPVVSRAGTDIEAALREINHVSVSKLAVLVVLHHTFDPDCTVPDSSRSVTRENTTTVDCLFHEDCGLLKCLKNEEALLRVTKHLKQEESKQQQHGERKEENGNGEGVVEENKNIDGATAVSECQDNKTNESSEMRQQTPDTTGNKYTMIVTGNTLNAHEEFRRKLDEQTPARMAPTEEESDFILTFCPVVSRAGTDIEAALREINHVSESKPAVLVVLHHTFDPNYITPDSSRFVTRKDTITVDCLFHEDQNLLQCPKNYHALSRVTKHLKPQEDDKQQHGERKEDNWSVWSIIGANVTSGFSNILEWSISWLFCSNRTLAQEEKTHGQRILENTCSEGADGENGNDQGADGENRNSQGADGEDRNSQGADGENRNNQGADGENRNSQGADGEDRNSQGADGENRNNQGADGENRNNQGADGEDRNSQGADGEDRNSQGADGEDINSQGADGEDRNSQGADGEDRNSQGADGENRNSQGADGENRNSQGADGENRNSQGADGEDRNNQGADGEDRNSQGADGENRNSQGADGENRNSQGADGENRNSQGADRENRNSQGADGENRNGDGAFGEYRNSEGAL, from the exons ATGGCCAAATCTAATCCAGAATTCAGTG ATGGTGGAGGTGCTCAGGAAGGAGTCGTGGACTTTGAATTCCTCGATGTTG AAAATAAATACACAATGATTATAACTGGAAACACTCTAAATGCTCATGAAGAGTTCAGAAGAAAGCTAGATGAACAAACACCAGCTCGAATGGCGCCTACAGAGGAGGAATCTGATTTCATCTTGACTTTCTGCCCTGTTGTATCACGAGCTGGAACTGACATAGAAGCAGCTCTGCGTGAAATTAATCATGTATCAG TCTCCAAGCTTGCTGTTCTAGTGGTGCTCCATCACACTTTTGACCCAGACTGCACTgtaccagacagcagcagatctgTAACCAGGGAGAACACGACCACAGTGGACTGTCTGTTTCATGAGGACTGTGGATTATTGAAGTGCTTGAAAAATGAGGAAGCACTATTGCGAGTTACAAAGCATCTAAAGCAG GAAGagagcaaacaacaacaacatggtgagagaaaagaggagaatgGAAACGGTGAAGGAGTAGTTGAGGAGAATAAAAACATTGATGGGGCAACTGCAGTATCAG AATGTCAAGACAATAAAACAAATGAATCATCTGAAATGAGGCAGCAAACGCCAGACACGACTG GGAATAAATACACAATGATTGTAACTGGAAACACTCTAAATGCTCATGAAGAGTTCAGAAGAAAGCTAGATGAACAAACACCAGCTCGAATGGCGCCTACAGAGGAGGAATCTGATTTCATCTTGACTTTCTGCCCTGTTGTATCACGAGCTGGAACTGACATAGAAGCAGCTCTGCGTGAAATTAATCATGTATCAG AATCAAAGCCAGCAGTTTTGGTGGTGCTCCATCACACATTTGACCCAAACTACATTAcaccagacagcagcagattTGTAACCAGGAAGGATACAATCACAGTGGACTGTCTGTTCCATGAGGATCAAAATCTACTACAGTGTCCGAAAAATTATCATGCACTATCACGAGTTACAAAGCATCTAAAACCTCAG GAGGACGACAAACAACAACATGGTGAAAGAAAAGAGGACAATTGGAGCGTATGGAGTATTATAGGAGCGAATGTAACATCAG gTTTTTCAAATATTTTGGAATGGTCGATAAGCTGGCTATTTTGCTCAAATCGGACTTTGGCACAG GAGGAGAAAACACATGGTCAAAGAATACTGGAGAATACATGCAGTGAAGGAGCAGATGGGGAGAATGGAAACGATCAAGGAGCAGATGGGGAGAATAGAAACAGTCAAGGAGCAGATGGGGAGGATAGAAACAGTCAAGGAGCAGATGGGGAGAATAGAAACAATCAAGGAGCAGATGGGGAGAATAGAAACAGTCAAGGAGCAGATGGGGAGGATAGAAACAGTCAAGGAGCAGATGGGGAGAATAGAAACAATCAAGGAGCAGATGGGGAGAATAGAAACAATCAAGGAGCAGATGGGGAGGATAGAAACAGTCAAGGAGCAGATGGGGAGGATAGAAACAGTCAAGGAGCAGATGGGGAGGATATAAACAGTCAAGGAGCAGATGGGGAGGATAGAAACAGTCAAGGAGCAGATGGGGAGGATAGAAACAGTCAAGGAGCAGATGGGGAGAATAGAAACAGTCAAGGAGCAGATGGGGAGAATAGAAACAGTCAAGGAGCAGATGGGGAGAATAGAAACAGTCAAGGAGCAGATGGGGAGGATAGAAACAATCAAGGAGCAGATGGGGAGGATAGAAACAGTCAAGGAGCAGATGGGGAGAATAGAAACAGTCAAGGAGCAGATGGGGAGAATAGAAACAGTCAAGGAGCAGATGGGGAGAATAGAAACAGTCAAGGAGCAGATCGGGAGAATAGAAACAGTCAAGGAGCAGATGGGGAGAATAGAAATGGTGATGGAGCATTTGGGGAGTATAGAAACAGTGAAGGAGCATTATAA
- the LOC143518488 gene encoding uncharacterized protein LOC143518488 isoform X2, whose product MIITGNTLNAHEEFRRKLDEQTPARMAPTEEESDFILTFCPVVSRAGTDIEAALREINHVSVSKLAVLVVLHHTFDPDCTVPDSSRSVTRENTTTVDCLFHEDCGLLKCLKNEEALLRVTKHLKQEESKQQQHGERKEENGNGEGVVEENKNIDGATAVSECQDNKTNESSEMRQQTPDTTGNKYTMIVTGNTLNAHEEFRRKLDEQTPARMAPTEEESDFILTFCPVVSRAGTDIEAALREINHVSESKPAVLVVLHHTFDPNYITPDSSRFVTRKDTITVDCLFHEDQNLLQCPKNYHALSRVTKHLKPQEDDKQQHGERKEDNWSVWSIIGANVTSGFSNILEWSISWLFCSNRTLAQEEKTHGQRILENTCSEGADGENGNDQGADGENRNSQGADGEDRNSQGADGENRNNQGADGENRNSQGADGEDRNSQGADGENRNNQGADGENRNNQGADGEDRNSQGADGEDRNSQGADGEDINSQGADGEDRNSQGADGEDRNSQGADGENRNSQGADGENRNSQGADGENRNSQGADGEDRNNQGADGEDRNSQGADGENRNSQGADGENRNSQGADGENRNSQGADRENRNSQGADGENRNGDGAFGEYRNSEGAL is encoded by the exons ATGATTATAACTGGAAACACTCTAAATGCTCATGAAGAGTTCAGAAGAAAGCTAGATGAACAAACACCAGCTCGAATGGCGCCTACAGAGGAGGAATCTGATTTCATCTTGACTTTCTGCCCTGTTGTATCACGAGCTGGAACTGACATAGAAGCAGCTCTGCGTGAAATTAATCATGTATCAG TCTCCAAGCTTGCTGTTCTAGTGGTGCTCCATCACACTTTTGACCCAGACTGCACTgtaccagacagcagcagatctgTAACCAGGGAGAACACGACCACAGTGGACTGTCTGTTTCATGAGGACTGTGGATTATTGAAGTGCTTGAAAAATGAGGAAGCACTATTGCGAGTTACAAAGCATCTAAAGCAG GAAGagagcaaacaacaacaacatggtgagagaaaagaggagaatgGAAACGGTGAAGGAGTAGTTGAGGAGAATAAAAACATTGATGGGGCAACTGCAGTATCAG AATGTCAAGACAATAAAACAAATGAATCATCTGAAATGAGGCAGCAAACGCCAGACACGACTG GGAATAAATACACAATGATTGTAACTGGAAACACTCTAAATGCTCATGAAGAGTTCAGAAGAAAGCTAGATGAACAAACACCAGCTCGAATGGCGCCTACAGAGGAGGAATCTGATTTCATCTTGACTTTCTGCCCTGTTGTATCACGAGCTGGAACTGACATAGAAGCAGCTCTGCGTGAAATTAATCATGTATCAG AATCAAAGCCAGCAGTTTTGGTGGTGCTCCATCACACATTTGACCCAAACTACATTAcaccagacagcagcagattTGTAACCAGGAAGGATACAATCACAGTGGACTGTCTGTTCCATGAGGATCAAAATCTACTACAGTGTCCGAAAAATTATCATGCACTATCACGAGTTACAAAGCATCTAAAACCTCAG GAGGACGACAAACAACAACATGGTGAAAGAAAAGAGGACAATTGGAGCGTATGGAGTATTATAGGAGCGAATGTAACATCAG gTTTTTCAAATATTTTGGAATGGTCGATAAGCTGGCTATTTTGCTCAAATCGGACTTTGGCACAG GAGGAGAAAACACATGGTCAAAGAATACTGGAGAATACATGCAGTGAAGGAGCAGATGGGGAGAATGGAAACGATCAAGGAGCAGATGGGGAGAATAGAAACAGTCAAGGAGCAGATGGGGAGGATAGAAACAGTCAAGGAGCAGATGGGGAGAATAGAAACAATCAAGGAGCAGATGGGGAGAATAGAAACAGTCAAGGAGCAGATGGGGAGGATAGAAACAGTCAAGGAGCAGATGGGGAGAATAGAAACAATCAAGGAGCAGATGGGGAGAATAGAAACAATCAAGGAGCAGATGGGGAGGATAGAAACAGTCAAGGAGCAGATGGGGAGGATAGAAACAGTCAAGGAGCAGATGGGGAGGATATAAACAGTCAAGGAGCAGATGGGGAGGATAGAAACAGTCAAGGAGCAGATGGGGAGGATAGAAACAGTCAAGGAGCAGATGGGGAGAATAGAAACAGTCAAGGAGCAGATGGGGAGAATAGAAACAGTCAAGGAGCAGATGGGGAGAATAGAAACAGTCAAGGAGCAGATGGGGAGGATAGAAACAATCAAGGAGCAGATGGGGAGGATAGAAACAGTCAAGGAGCAGATGGGGAGAATAGAAACAGTCAAGGAGCAGATGGGGAGAATAGAAACAGTCAAGGAGCAGATGGGGAGAATAGAAACAGTCAAGGAGCAGATCGGGAGAATAGAAACAGTCAAGGAGCAGATGGGGAGAATAGAAATGGTGATGGAGCATTTGGGGAGTATAGAAACAGTGAAGGAGCATTATAA